One Moorella sp. E308F DNA segment encodes these proteins:
- the ptsP gene encoding phosphoenolpyruvate--protein phosphotransferase, protein MLLKGIGISPGKVVGRVRRLMELASNYSRSYLNSEEEKEKELARLEEAFNQAKEQLTSLIDKTKREIGLQEAKIFEAHLLLLSDPALGEKIRTKIKLERKNAVWAVSEATEEIAQEFASLEDEYFRERAVDIRDIGRRLIECLGNGSEEVSEVAANTIVVAKELTPSQTASFSRRTVAGIITEKGGPTSHTAVVARALGVPAVSGVTNLLDLVKDGDLVLIDGDEGVIHLNPDVELIKNVETREETTKEEKRRIRKVLAKAVTVDGHEIEIAANLRNFEEAELALEYGAEGVGLFRTEFLYMNRQEPPGEEEQFLIYRDVLLALKDKPVIVRTLDIGGDKLLPYLNQDKEDNPFLGLRGIRLCLKYKELFKTQLKALLRASSYGNLKLMFPMVTTLEEIRQAKTLLEEARDELRAAGIEASKNIPIGIMIEVPAAALMADILAREVDFFSIGTNDLTQYTLAVDRDNEKVATLYEPYHPAVLKLIYQVIEAAHRQGKWVGLCGELGGDSLTAPLLVGLGLDEISMSPVFIPEMKEKIMGLSYEKGRELVQRLLELPDAKEVREELVK, encoded by the coding sequence CCAGGTAAGGTGGTAGGTCGGGTACGCCGGCTAATGGAGCTTGCCAGCAATTACTCCAGGAGCTATTTAAACAGTGAAGAAGAGAAGGAAAAAGAGCTTGCCAGGTTAGAAGAGGCTTTCAACCAGGCTAAGGAACAACTGACAAGCCTTATTGATAAAACTAAACGCGAGATCGGCCTCCAGGAAGCTAAAATTTTTGAAGCCCATCTTTTGCTTCTTTCCGACCCGGCATTGGGGGAAAAAATAAGAACAAAAATCAAATTGGAAAGGAAAAATGCTGTCTGGGCGGTTAGTGAAGCTACCGAAGAGATAGCTCAGGAGTTTGCCTCCCTGGAGGACGAATACTTCCGCGAAAGGGCTGTGGACATTCGCGATATAGGCCGGCGTCTAATAGAATGTCTAGGAAATGGCTCAGAGGAAGTAAGCGAAGTGGCAGCCAACACCATTGTTGTAGCTAAAGAATTAACACCTTCCCAAACAGCAAGTTTTTCTCGCCGGACAGTAGCCGGGATTATTACGGAAAAAGGAGGGCCTACTAGCCATACGGCAGTAGTAGCCAGGGCTTTAGGAGTACCTGCGGTCTCCGGGGTAACCAATTTATTAGACCTGGTTAAAGATGGTGATCTCGTTTTAATAGACGGAGATGAAGGGGTAATACATTTAAACCCCGATGTAGAGCTAATCAAGAATGTGGAAACAAGAGAAGAAACCACTAAGGAAGAAAAAAGGCGTATAAGGAAGGTTTTAGCTAAAGCCGTAACCGTGGATGGGCATGAAATAGAGATAGCAGCCAATCTCCGCAACTTTGAAGAGGCGGAGTTAGCGCTGGAATATGGCGCTGAAGGCGTAGGGCTCTTCCGCACAGAATTTCTTTATATGAACCGCCAGGAGCCTCCGGGAGAAGAAGAACAATTTTTGATTTACCGGGACGTTTTGCTTGCTTTAAAAGATAAACCCGTAATTGTGCGCACCCTGGACATTGGGGGCGATAAACTTCTTCCCTATCTTAACCAGGATAAGGAAGATAACCCATTCTTAGGATTAAGGGGAATAAGGCTGTGTTTAAAATATAAAGAGCTTTTTAAGACGCAACTGAAAGCTTTGCTGCGTGCTTCTTCTTACGGAAACCTCAAGCTCATGTTTCCCATGGTAACGACCCTGGAGGAAATCCGCCAGGCTAAAACTCTCCTGGAGGAAGCGCGAGATGAGCTACGGGCTGCGGGTATAGAAGCAAGTAAAAATATTCCCATCGGTATTATGATTGAGGTGCCGGCAGCTGCCCTCATGGCCGATATTTTAGCCAGAGAAGTGGACTTTTTCAGCATTGGTACCAACGATCTGACCCAATACACATTGGCCGTAGACCGTGACAATGAAAAAGTAGCAACTCTTTACGAACCATACCATCCAGCGGTTTTAAAACTTATTTATCAAGTGATAGAGGCAGCTCATCGTCAGGGCAAATGGGTAGGTCTTTGTGGGGAGCTGGGCGGAGATAGCCTGACCGCACCTCTCCTGGTAGGTCTGGGGCTGGATGAGATAAGTATGAGTCCTGTATTTATTCCCGAGATGAAGGAAAAAATCATGGGCCTTTCTTATGAGAAGGGACGGGAATTGGTGCAGCGACTGCTGGAACTACCAGACGCTAAAGAAGTAAGAGAGGAGCTTGTTAAGTGA